The Choloepus didactylus isolate mChoDid1 chromosome 13, mChoDid1.pri, whole genome shotgun sequence genome contains a region encoding:
- the DUSP1 gene encoding dual specificity protein phosphatase 1: MVMDVGSLDAGGLRTLLRERAAQCLLLDCRSFFAFNAGHIAGSVNVRFSTIVRRRAKGAMGLEHIVPNAELRGRLLTGAYHAVVLLDERSAALDGAKRDGTLALAASALCREARAAQVFFLKGGYEAFSASCPELCSKQSTPMGLSLPLSTSVPDSAESGCSSCSTPLYDQGGPVEILPFLYLGSAYHASRKDMLDALGITALINVSANCPNHFEGHYQYKSIPVEDNHKADISSWFNEAIDFIDSIKNAGGRVFVHCQAGISRSATICLAYLMRTNRVKLDEAFEFVKQRRSIISPNFSFMGQLLQFESQVLAPHCSAEAGSPALAVLDRGTSTTTVFNFPVSIPVHSTNSALSYLQSPITTSPSC, encoded by the exons ATGGTCATGGACGTGGGCTCCCTGGACGCCGGAGGCCTGCGGACGCTGTTGCGGGAGCGCGCGGCGCAGTGCCTGCTGCTCGACTGCCGCTCCTTCTTCGCTTTCAACGCGGGCCACATCGCCGGCTCAGTCAACGTGCGCTTCAGCACCATCGTGCGGCGCCGGGCCAAGGGCGCCATGGGCCTGGAGCACATCGTCCCCAATGCCGAGCTGCGCGGCCGTCTGCTGACCGGCGCCTACCACGCCGTGGTGCTGCTGGACGAGCGCAGCGCCGCCCTGGACGGCGCCAAGCGCGACGGCACCCTGGCTCTGGCAGCCAGCGCGCTCTGCCGCGAGGCGCGAGCAGCACAAGTCTTCTTCCTCAAAG GAGGATATGAAGCTTTTTCAGCTTCCTGCCCGGAGCTGTGCAGCAAACAGTCGACCCCCATGGGGCTCAGCCTCCCCCTGAGTACTAGTGTTCCTGACAGCGCGGAATCTGGGTGCAGTTCCTGCAGCACCCCACTCTACGACCAG GGTGGCCCGGTGGAGATCCTGCCATTTCTGTACCTGGGCAGTGCCTATCACGCTTCCCGCAAGGACATGCTGGATGCCTTGGGCATCACCGCCTTGATCAATGTCTCGGCCAATTGTCCCAACCATTTTGAGGGGCACTACCAGTACAAGAGCATCCCTGTGGAAGATAACCACAAGGCAGACATCAGCTCCTGGTTCAACGAAGCAATCGACTTCATAG ATTCCATCAAGAATGCCGGGGGAAGGGTGTTTGTTCACTGCCAGGCAGGCATTTCCCGCTCAGCCACCATCTGCCTCGCTTACCTCATGAGGACTAACCGAGTCAAGTTGGACGAGGCGTTTGAGTTTGTGAAGCAGAGGAGAAGCATCATCTCCCCCAACTTCAGCTTCATGGGCCAGCTGCTGCAGTTCGAGTCCCAAGTCCTGGCCCCGCACTGCTCGGCAGAGGCTGGGAGCCCAGCCCTGGCTGTGCTTGACCGAGGCACCTCCACCACCACCGTCTTCAACTTCCCCGTCTCCATCCCCGTCCACTCCACAAACAGTGCACTGAGCTACCTTCAGAGCCCCATTACGACCTCTCCCAGCTGCTGA